One region of Flavobacterium sp. GSB-24 genomic DNA includes:
- a CDS encoding macro domain-containing protein yields MKYILNSILSTAYWRYIFSFEGLKSIFAIFGTIWLIAETLDFFKVYTRDQYGSYAFFIFMVLSVIFSILLKRPIKSISVSFPEYDFSIDVRIADLFSLSGATMISTNTQFEADVAGGRIAVDSLQGQFTAKYFTGNQIELIKNLQEKLAALNTTTPYPIGTTIPIHTHGKTFYFTAMSTLGEGGNASSTISEIDASLNGLWDYVRNSGQLQELIVPVIGTGRGRVKISRKKMIALIAESFAKASLQHKFSSKLIIAVRPEDAQNFGMNLYDIKDHLVHVLK; encoded by the coding sequence ATGAAATACATTCTTAACTCAATATTGAGCACGGCCTATTGGCGTTATATTTTTTCATTCGAGGGACTTAAATCTATATTCGCCATTTTTGGTACTATTTGGCTTATTGCCGAAACATTAGATTTTTTTAAAGTGTATACCCGTGATCAATATGGTTCGTACGCTTTCTTTATCTTCATGGTTCTTTCAGTAATATTTTCGATTCTATTAAAAAGACCCATTAAATCAATTTCAGTTTCATTTCCAGAGTACGACTTTTCAATTGATGTTCGTATTGCTGACTTATTTAGTCTCAGCGGCGCGACTATGATAAGTACAAATACTCAATTTGAAGCTGATGTAGCAGGCGGAAGAATAGCAGTTGATAGTCTGCAAGGTCAATTTACTGCAAAGTATTTTACGGGAAATCAGATAGAATTAATTAAAAATTTACAAGAAAAACTTGCAGCTTTAAACACTACAACCCCTTACCCGATTGGAACTACAATTCCAATTCATACTCATGGGAAAACTTTTTATTTTACAGCGATGTCCACCCTGGGAGAAGGTGGAAATGCTTCATCAACTATTTCAGAAATAGATGCTTCATTAAACGGATTATGGGATTATGTACGAAATAGTGGTCAGCTTCAAGAACTTATTGTACCTGTTATAGGTACTGGTAGAGGGCGGGTAAAAATTTCTAGAAAGAAGATGATTGCTTTAATTGCAGAATCATTTGCAAAAGCGTCTTTGCAACATAAATTTTCAAGTAAATTGATTATTGCTGTTCGACCTGAAGATGCTCAAAATTTCGGAATGAATCTTTATGATATAAAAGATCATTTGGTGCACGTACTAAAATAA